The following coding sequences lie in one Apium graveolens cultivar Ventura chromosome 3, ASM990537v1, whole genome shotgun sequence genomic window:
- the LOC141714407 gene encoding uncharacterized protein LOC141714407 gives MATMVQPNIPKLTSTNYGNWSIQMKVLLGSYDNWDIVESGYDELTDAAAEAALSNAEKMILKETRKKDKKALYTIIQGVDESTFEKISNAKTAKDTWEILQKSFQGVEKVKKVRLQVLRREFENLKMKSSENIESKDLSTISIDELVGSLQAHEQRMNQYDDVSHFEKALQSKVSIGDSSGSSRGGFRGGYRGGRGRGMQSFNRGQNSEGYQPSGRGQNFRGRGRGGYQQQGDKSQYQCYNCNKYGHFSYECRSPKVEERSHFTAAKEDKDVALLCSSFTKETRKARRMFGILTQGPVIT, from the exons ATGGCGACGATGGTGCAACCAAATATTCCAAAATTGACGAGTACAAATTACGGGAACTGGAGTATTCAAATGAAGGTATTACTCGGTTCCTACGATAATTGGGATATTGTCGAAAGCGGGTATGACGAGCTCACAGATGCAGCCGCTGAAGCAGCCCTGTCAAATGCTGAGAAGATGATTTTGAAAGAGACCCggaaaaaagataaaaaggcgTTATATACAATTATTCAAGGAGTTGACGAATCAACCTTTGAAAAAATTTCAAATGCAAAAACGGCGAAAGACACGTGGGAGATTCTGCAGAAATCATTCCAGGGTGTCGAGAAAGTCAAAAAGGTTCGGCTCCAAGTGCTACGTAGGGAGTTCgaaaatttaaagatgaagagttccgaaaatattg AGTCAAAAGACTTGTCCACGATTTCTATTGATGAGCTCGTAGGTTCTCTTCAAGCCCACGAGCAGCGaatgaaccagtatgatgatgTAAGCCATTTTGAAAAGGCGTTGCAAAGTAAGGTGTCCATTGGTGACAGTTCTGGCAGTAGCAGAGGTGGCTTTAGAGGTGGCTACCGTGGTGGACGAGGACGAGGAATGCAGTCCTTCAATAGAGGCCAGAATTCTGAAGGGTATCAGCCATCTGGTCGTGGTCAAAATTTCAGAGGCCGAGGACGAGGCGGATATCAACAACAAGGTGATAAGTCTCAATATCAGTGCTATAACTGTAATAAATATGGTCATTTCAGTTACGAGTGTAGATCACCAAaggtggaagaaagaagtcattttacagcagcaaaagaagacaaagacgTTGCACTGCTATGTTCCTCATTTACAAAGGAGACGAGGAAAGCAagaagaatgtttggtatcttgactcagGGGCCAGTAATCACATGA